One Burkholderia sp. 9120 DNA window includes the following coding sequences:
- a CDS encoding ABC transporter permease codes for MSTIVPPTPSTPRALAEPRFDQLRVLLRSPTFVVGVVIVAWWIVCALAGQWIVRIDPYASDPLNSLMPPDRTHWFGTDQLGRDVFSRVIVGARDILTIAPLATLLGTVAGTTLGLIVGYFEGWVDNVVGRAIDAVLALPLVIVALLALAAVGASNFTVILVIGITFTPITARTVRAAVFAERHLDYVAAAQLRGERAPYIMFAEILPNVLPPIIVEATVRLGYAIFAVATLSFLGFGIQPPSADWGLALSESYTLMAGGAWWTVVFAAGAIASLVVGVNLIADSVQGVLDR; via the coding sequence ATGAGCACGATCGTTCCGCCGACACCCTCTACCCCACGCGCGCTAGCCGAGCCGCGCTTCGATCAATTGCGCGTGCTGCTGCGCTCGCCCACTTTCGTGGTGGGCGTGGTGATCGTCGCGTGGTGGATTGTCTGCGCGCTCGCCGGGCAATGGATCGTGCGGATCGATCCGTATGCGTCCGATCCGCTCAATTCGCTGATGCCGCCCGACCGCACGCACTGGTTCGGCACCGACCAGCTCGGTCGCGACGTGTTCTCGCGCGTGATCGTCGGCGCGCGCGACATTCTGACCATCGCGCCGCTGGCCACGCTGCTCGGCACCGTGGCGGGCACGACCCTGGGCCTGATCGTCGGCTATTTCGAAGGCTGGGTCGACAACGTGGTCGGCCGCGCGATCGACGCCGTGCTCGCGCTGCCGCTCGTGATCGTCGCGCTGCTCGCGCTGGCCGCGGTCGGCGCGTCGAACTTCACGGTGATCCTCGTGATCGGCATCACCTTCACGCCGATCACCGCGCGCACCGTGCGCGCCGCCGTGTTCGCCGAACGCCATCTCGACTACGTGGCCGCCGCGCAACTGCGTGGCGAACGCGCGCCATACATCATGTTCGCGGAGATTCTGCCGAATGTGCTGCCGCCGATCATCGTCGAGGCCACCGTGCGGCTCGGCTATGCGATCTTCGCGGTCGCCACGCTGTCGTTTCTCGGCTTCGGCATTCAGCCGCCTTCCGCCGACTGGGGCCTCGCGCTCTCCGAGTCGTACACGCTGATGGCCGGCGGCGCCTGGTGGACCGTGGTGTTCGCGGCAGGTGCAATCGCGTCGCTGGTGGTCGGCGTCAATCTGATCGCCGACAGCGTGCAAGGCGTGCTCGACCGATGA
- a CDS encoding ABC transporter ATP-binding protein, whose amino-acid sequence MNGPPPSSFPAFDVSKSDRTDALTVVGLTVTYRMRGRDREVLQDVSFRVRRGEAYGLVGESGCGKSTVAMATLRYLPRNGKVKAGKIVIAGEDVQKLDADALRHLRANAISIVYQDPGRALNPSLTIARQVSEAFEAAGVARDEALRRTREMLQRVRIAAPERVMESYPHQLSGGMQQRVVIAMALASNPALLILDEPTTGLDATVEAEVLDLVAQLREELGTAVLFISHNLAVIGRMCERVGVLYAGKLVEEGATQDVFTRPRHPYTVGLLRCLPTAGRSKDSERLDTIAGSLPLPGSVTQGCIYAERCRLADDRCRREAPPPYRVSAAHGDQMSRCHYHERALELPRASAEVAEAAEATLPERRPESFDSDARPLVLRTDKLSKTFHVGGAPLRAVDNVSIDLASGETLGLVGESGSGKTTLAKLMLGLLTPDAGSVLELDGAPLAARVTRRNDEQVKSLQIVFQNPDSALNRAHSVKRLIGRALSRLTPLRGPAIDERLATLTAAVRLPERYLGSRTRQLSGGLKQRVAIARAFAGEPRVVVCDEPTSALDVSVQAAILNLLADLQRERGVSYVFISHDLHVVRYLADRIAVLYLGRLLEIGPAAAVFGGPHHPYTEALLSSVPTLDTTHDAQADGTGRPARKRIRLSGDLPSAASPPSGCVFHTRCPRKLGAICEEQDPPFVDAGGVDVNGGQAAVHRIRCHIPIDELRTLQAASRDDAGTLPGNGADSAPESAGRSE is encoded by the coding sequence ATGAACGGCCCGCCGCCCTCCTCCTTCCCCGCCTTCGATGTGTCGAAGAGCGACCGCACCGACGCGCTGACCGTCGTCGGCCTGACCGTGACGTACCGGATGCGCGGACGCGATCGCGAAGTGCTGCAGGACGTATCGTTTCGCGTGCGACGCGGCGAGGCGTACGGACTCGTCGGCGAATCGGGCTGCGGCAAATCGACGGTCGCGATGGCCACGCTGCGCTATCTGCCGCGCAACGGCAAGGTGAAAGCGGGCAAGATCGTGATCGCCGGCGAAGACGTGCAGAAGCTCGACGCCGACGCGCTGCGCCATCTGCGCGCGAATGCGATTTCGATCGTCTATCAGGACCCGGGGCGCGCGCTGAATCCGTCGCTGACGATCGCGCGGCAAGTCTCCGAAGCATTCGAAGCGGCCGGCGTCGCGCGCGACGAAGCACTGCGACGCACGCGCGAGATGCTGCAGCGCGTGCGCATCGCGGCGCCCGAGCGGGTGATGGAGAGCTATCCGCATCAACTGTCGGGCGGTATGCAGCAGCGCGTGGTGATCGCCATGGCGCTCGCGTCGAACCCCGCGTTGCTGATTCTCGACGAACCGACCACCGGCCTCGACGCCACCGTCGAAGCCGAAGTGCTCGACCTCGTCGCGCAGTTGCGCGAAGAACTCGGCACCGCCGTGCTGTTCATCAGCCATAACCTCGCGGTGATCGGGCGGATGTGCGAGCGCGTCGGCGTGCTCTACGCGGGCAAGCTGGTCGAGGAAGGCGCCACTCAGGACGTCTTCACGCGGCCGCGCCATCCTTATACGGTCGGGCTGTTGCGCTGTTTGCCGACAGCCGGACGCAGCAAGGACAGCGAGCGGCTCGACACGATCGCGGGCAGTCTGCCGCTGCCGGGCTCGGTCACGCAGGGCTGCATCTACGCGGAGCGCTGCCGTCTCGCCGACGACCGCTGCCGTCGCGAAGCGCCGCCGCCGTATCGGGTGAGCGCCGCGCATGGCGATCAGATGTCGCGCTGCCATTACCACGAACGCGCGCTTGAATTGCCGCGCGCGTCCGCTGAGGTCGCCGAGGCGGCTGAGGCCACGTTGCCGGAACGCCGTCCTGAGTCGTTTGATAGCGACGCGCGTCCGCTCGTGCTGCGCACCGACAAACTCTCGAAGACTTTCCATGTGGGCGGCGCACCGTTGCGCGCGGTCGACAATGTTTCGATCGACCTCGCGAGCGGCGAGACGCTTGGCCTCGTCGGCGAATCGGGCAGCGGCAAGACGACGCTCGCCAAGCTGATGCTCGGCCTGCTCACGCCAGACGCCGGCAGCGTGCTCGAACTCGACGGCGCGCCCCTCGCCGCGCGCGTGACGCGGCGCAACGACGAACAGGTCAAGTCGCTGCAGATCGTGTTCCAGAACCCGGACTCGGCGCTCAATCGCGCGCATTCGGTCAAGCGTTTGATCGGCCGTGCGCTGTCGCGGCTCACGCCGTTGCGCGGGCCCGCGATCGACGAACGGCTCGCCACGTTGACGGCCGCCGTGCGTTTGCCGGAGCGCTATCTCGGCTCGCGCACGCGCCAACTATCCGGCGGACTCAAGCAGCGCGTGGCGATTGCCCGCGCGTTTGCCGGCGAACCGCGCGTGGTGGTCTGCGACGAACCGACCTCCGCGCTCGACGTCTCCGTGCAGGCCGCGATTCTCAATCTGCTCGCCGACTTGCAGCGCGAGCGCGGCGTGAGTTACGTTTTTATCTCGCACGATCTGCACGTGGTGCGCTATCTGGCCGACCGCATCGCCGTGCTGTATCTCGGCCGACTGCTGGAAATCGGACCGGCGGCCGCGGTGTTCGGCGGGCCGCATCATCCTTATACCGAGGCGTTGCTGTCTTCCGTGCCGACGCTCGATACCACCCACGACGCTCAGGCCGACGGCACCGGCCGCCCCGCTCGCAAGCGTATCCGGCTGTCCGGTGATCTGCCGAGCGCGGCCTCACCGCCGTCCGGTTGCGTGTTCCACACACGCTGCCCGCGCAAGCTCGGCGCGATCTGCGAAGAGCAGGACCCGCCGTTCGTCGATGCCGGCGGCGTCGACGTGAACGGTGGACAAGCGGCCGTGCATCGCATCCGCTGTCATATCCCTATCGACGAATTGCGCACCCTGCAAGCCGCCTCGCGCGACGACGCAGGCACGCTCCCTGGCAACGGCGCCGACAGCGCGCCGGAAAGCGCCGGACGCAGCGAATAA